In one window of Sciurus carolinensis chromosome X, mSciCar1.2, whole genome shotgun sequence DNA:
- the LOC124971335 gene encoding small nuclear ribonucleoprotein G-like, translating to MNKGHPPKLEKCMNKKLSLKLNGGRHFQGILQGFDSFMNLVIDECVEMATSAQQNNIGMVVI from the coding sequence ATGAACAAAGGTCACCCTCCCAAGCTGGAAAAATGTATGAACAAGAAGTTATCATTGAAATTAAATGGTGGCAGACATTTCCAAGGAATCTTGCAGGGATTTGACTCTTTCATGAATCTTGTGATAGATGAATGTGTGGAGATGGCAACTAGTGCGCAACAGAACAATATTGGAATGGTGGTAATATGA